From a region of the Rouxiella sp. S1S-2 genome:
- the hfq gene encoding RNA chaperone Hfq, translating to MAKGQSLQDPFLNALRRERVPVSIYLVNGIKLQGQIESFDQFVILLKNTVSQMVYKHAISTVVPSRPVSHHSNNPGGGTTNNYHHGSTPSATQQPQDGDDAE from the coding sequence ATGGCTAAGGGGCAATCTTTGCAAGATCCGTTCCTGAACGCATTGCGTCGCGAACGTGTTCCGGTTTCTATTTACTTGGTGAATGGTATTAAGCTGCAAGGCCAGATTGAGTCTTTCGATCAGTTTGTGATTCTTTTGAAAAACACGGTAAGCCAGATGGTGTACAAACACGCTATCTCCACCGTTGTGCCTTCACGCCCAGTTTCTCACCATAGTAATAATCCAGGTGGTGGCACGACCAACAACTATCATCATGGAAGCACACCGTCTGCTACACAGCAGCCGCAGGATGGCGATGACGCCGAATAA